From Nomascus leucogenys isolate Asia chromosome 23, Asia_NLE_v1, whole genome shotgun sequence:
ttctcaaagtcctgggctgaagcaatccccctacctcagcttgctgagtagctgatactgcaggcatgtaccactgtgtctggcctattgTGATTTTTATTGGACTTACATTGAATAAAGATCAATTGGTATgagatttacttttaaaattaagatgcctctatttaaaatcttttattatggaaaatttcaaacctattgaaaagtagagaaaatagccTGATGGACCCACATGTATTCATCACCCAGATTGTacaattatcaacattttgtCAATCTTGCTTCATTTATCTCCctcttgcctttttttccctagagtattttaaagcaaatcccagacactTTATTGTTTTATGAGTATTTCAGTATGTATCTCCATGGGTAAGAACTTTGATATTTAACATAACAACGACATTATTATCTCTAACAAAATTAACACTGAGAAtcggcacacacacacacacacacacacttgtgtatatatatttagagatggatcttgctgtgttgtccaggctggtctgcaactcctaggctcaagcaatcctcctgacaaactgttggaattacaggcatgagccactgtgcccagacttttcttttttctcttctcttctcttctcttctcttctcttctcttctcttctcttctcttcttctcttctcttctcgagttggagttttgctcttgttgcccaggctggtgtacaatggtgtgacctcagctcactgctacctctacctcctgggttgaagtgattctcctgcctcagcctcccgagtagctgggattacaagagcgagccatcacatctggctagttttgtatttttagtacagacggggtttcaccatgttggccaggctggtcttgaactcctgacctcaagtgatccgcctgcctcagcctcccaaagtgctgggattacaggcataagccaccacgcccagcctgtattttgaattaaatttatattttaaaaactaaggttcggccagacactgtggctcatgcctgtaatcccaggtacttgagaggctgagggttTCTGAGGTAGGGGCGTCGCTGGATTCCAAAGGTCCAGGCTGcctgagccatgaccatgcctctgcactccagcctgggcaataaagtgagactctgtctaaaaaataaaaactagaggccgggcgcgatggctcacgcctgtaatcccagcaccttgggaggctgaggcaggcggatcacgaggtcaggagatcgagaccatcctggctaacacggtgaaacctcgtctctactaaaaatacaaaaaaattagccaggagtggtggcaggcgcctgtagtcccagctactcaagaggctgaggcaggagaatagcgtgaatctgggaggcggagcttgcagtgagccaagatcgcgccactgcactccagcctgggcgacagagcgagactccgtctcaaaaaaaaaaaaaaaaaaaaaaaaagaatttattttttgtagagatgaggtctcaccatgttgcccaggctggtcttgaactcctgggctcaagcaatcctgtctTGGCCTGGTATTACAAtcacctgggattataggtgtgagccaccatgcccggctgatttgcTAATGTTCTGcttttttacatatatgtttatggaGATATTGGCTtgtaaatttccttccttttaatgaGCTTGTCAGAATTTGGTATCAGTGTTACACTAGGTGTATtcgtttattgtttgtttgtttgtttgtttgtttttgagatggagtctagttctgtcgcccaggctggagtgcagtggcgtgatcttggctcactgcaagctccgcctcccgggttctaggtGTATTAGTTTATTAGCATTGGTAAAGTCCACAAACAGAATAGCTTAAACAGCAATATTTGTTCTTCACAGTTccggaggctagaagtctaagaccaaggtgtctgcagggcctTGCTCCCTCAGGTGCTAGGGAAGGATCTCTTCCAGTCCTCTCTCCTTGCTTCTGGTAGTTCCTTGCCTTGTGGCAACACACCTCCAATCTCCACATGGCattttccctgtgtgtgtgtgtctgtggtcaaatttccccattttataagAGCATCAGTTATGTTGGATTAGGGAGCCACCCCATTGCAGTTGACTTCATCTTAACCAATTACATCTTCAACAACCtgatttccaaatgaggtcacactctgaggtactggggattaggacttcagcatatgaatttggtgggggCACAATTTACCTCACAATGCTGGGCTcgtaaaatgagttgggaagtttTATGAGATGAGCATAACCTTCTTTTTATGCAAGTCTTGGTAGATTATGGGTCGATGTCTTACCGGTTTTGGAAACATTTCAAGCGTTATGTTTTCAGACATTACTTCTTCCCCATTCTTTCTACTCCTTCTGGGACTCTAATTATGGGTATTTCTGACCCTACTCCCCACATCCTCTTATACTTTGTTCTCTAGCCATTCTCCTTATTGTCTTTGTGAGTTTTAGGATATTTTCTATTGACCTGTCTTCCAGTTCACTAATAGTTCACTTCTGACTTGTCTAATTTGCTTAAACCTGTCTCTTGAATTTTTGGTTTCAGTTAactgtatttttctattaaagaagCTCAATTTGAGccagtgcagtgactcacacctataatcccagcactttgggagacctcatctctataaaaaataaaaattaaaaaaaaaaaaagaagctcaatTTGAGTCTGGAtgcaataatcccagcacttcaggaggtcaaggcaagaggattgcttgaggccaggacttcgagaccaacatgggcaatatagtgagacccccatctactcaaaaaataaaaataaaaagattaagctgagtgtagtggctcatgcctgtaatcccaacactttgggaggctgaggtgggcagaccacttgagctcagcagttcaacaccagcctgggcaacatggtgaaaccccatctttacaaaaaatacaaaaaattaggtggtggtgcatgcctgtggttccatctacttgggaagctgaagtgggaggatccacttgtgcctgggaagtggaggttgcagtgagctgagattgtgccactgcactccagcctggatgacaaagtgagacccccatctcaaaaagaaaaaaaaatagccaggtgtggtagtgagcgcctgtggtcctagctacttgggaggttgaggcggaagGATCTTAagtccaagaggttgaggctgcagtgagccatgactgtgccattgtactccagcatggtCAACAGAGACCCttttgaaagacagaaagaacaagaaggaaggaaggaaggaagggagggaggggggagggagggagggagggagggaaggaaggaaggaaggagaaagaattaaagaaaagctcaatgtgatttttttttttttaaatatggtctcactctgtcacccaggctagagtacagaggtgtgatcatgactcactgcagcctcaaactccctagctcaggtgatcctcctgccttagcctcttgagtagctgggactacaggcaaacacaaccatgcctggctaatttttgtattttttgtagagatggggttttgccatgttgcccaagctggtctcaaactcctgggctcaagtgatccgcctgcctttgcttcccaaagtgttgggattacgggcaagGCGTGagttaccacacccagcccttgattctttttataaaatccaaTTGTCTAGGGAAATTCTCcacattttcttccacttttctccATTTCCATGTGTATTTTTCTTAACATCCACCATATTTATTTAAAGTCCTTATTTGCTATCTTTAATCTTTGAGTCACCTCTAGGTCTGTTTCTGTTGTCTTATATTTCCTCTTGGTTTTCAGTCATAGTGTCCTTCCTTTTGAAATGCCTAGTAATTTTTAACTGAATGACAGGTGTTGTCTATAAAAAATTGCAGAGGTCGTGGATAATATCTTTTTCCAGAAAGCATTTGCCTTGTCTGATTACCTTCAACCATTAGAGGCAGAGCTGAGCAGAGTCTGGGTTGTAGTTTTGCTAAAGCTCTGTCTGGTTCACATCTGCCCCTGGGCCAAGCCCTCTAGGTTTCTAGCTGAGAGCCTGGGGTCTCGCCAGTGATCCTTCGCTGGGTGGGTCCTGAATGAAAATCCCTGTCTCCTGAGTGCAACTGCTGTGAATCACACAGCCACAACTCTTTCCTCACAGTTGAGGGGTCtctctttacatttgtttattacATTCCTGCTCAGCTacgtatatttatttatttatttatttatttttatttttatttttttttgagacagagtctcgctctgtcacccaggctggagtgcagtggcgcgatctcggctcactgcaagctccacctcccaggttcgcgccattctcctgcctcagcctctccaagtagctgggactacaggcgtccgccaccatgcccggctaattttttgtatttttagtagagatggagtttcaccgtggtctcgatctcctgacctcgtgatccgcccgcctcggcctcccaaagtgctgggattacaagcgtgagccaccgcgcccggcctgctacGTATATTTAAGTGTTTCAGAATATTTTGtcttggctaggcacggtggcccatatctgtaatcccagcactttgggaggccaaggtgggaggatcacttgaacccaggagtttgagagcagcctgggcaatatagcaagaccctgtttctacaaaaataaaaataaaaatagccaggcatggtggtgggcacatatagtcccagctacttgggggactgaggtaggaagattgcttgagcctgggaggttgaggtgcagtgacccatgatctgTGTcccggtctgggtgacagagtaagaccttgtctcaaaaaaaaaaggaaaaaaaaaaagagaattttgtgTAGCAAATTTTGTGTGTTAAGAGTGGGAGTTGGTTGCTTCAGTTACTGCTGGGAAATAAAAGAGTAGGAGTTGGGATCTCAGGTCCCAACTCCTGGGACTCAGTTCAGTCCACCATCTTGGCTGGAGGTTCTCCAAAGAGAACTTCAGAGAAGTGAAGGAGTTTAAGCAGGAGAATGACATTATTTGATTGTTCATCAAAAAGATCCCTTTGTGGTGCTGAGGATAGATTAGGGGCTGCTATAGAGGTGATCATGGCCTTGCCTTCACAGAAGGGCATAAAGTTGAGAGTGTTCAGATGATAGAACCAGAAATAGCCAAGGGTCATGATAGCATTTGGGTTAGAGAGGAAGATTTTGAGCTTGGTACTAGAGTCCTCCCAGGAAGCTGTGGATACCAGTGAAAAGCTGGCCAGAGTGGGAGGAAGGAGTTGCACGAGAGCCTCGGgtttggaagttgcagtgaaagGGCAAGAGATGTGGATGACAGAGTGAAGCGGGTCCAGAAGGTGGAGGGCCCGCAGAGAGAAGAGGCATTATCCAGCAGTGAAGTGATGGGAGTTGAGAAGTTGGGGGTGGTATTTGCATTTTGGGCATTCTGAAAAGTCTTCAGTGTGTCCTACAAGCCTTAGACAAAGTAGACATTTGGGAGACATTTGTAGAGTGTCTTGGTGCCAGCATGAGCCAAGCCATCCTGCTGCCTGGGAAGCAGCATCTGGGCCCTGGCAGAGGAGGCGCCACCTTGAGAGCCTACAGGGCTGGGACCAGGTCCCCCAGgagtccctcccctcccccctcccactgCCCCCAAGTCCGGGTCTCCCTGCCTGCACCATCACCATAGTCTTcactgatcttcctgcctctacTTAAACCATCTCAAGGATGATCACTGCCTACAAAATACAGTTCAGACTTTTGAGCTTTTTACTTACGACCTCGACTGGCCTCCTCAGCCCGATGCGACTCTCCCATGCATCCTCTCCTTCTTCTACCTGCTTCCCCAAATGTGTCTCCTGCATCCCCTGGGCTTTAATGTTGCTCTCTGCACTCCTCAGATGCCGACACTGAGACAAGATCCAGCAGAGTACGGCGTCCTCTGGGCCTGGTGAGGGCAGTGAGCATTCGTGCTGATCGTGCCGTGAAAAGGTCATTCCTTCCTTTCACGTTTGACGCCTGTggtgtgccaggccctggactAGATGCTAGGCTGGATGTTAAAACTCACAGAGCACAGTCCCTGTTCTGAAGGTGCTTCCAATCCAGAGCTGCAGAACAGTGGCCCCGGTTAGCCAGAGGCAGTGGAATGGGGTTCCCGTGCTGGTTTCACCTGAGCTGGGGTCCAGAGCTGGCCCCAACTGTCTGTTAGGGTTTCAGCAGGCACCGTTGATTGACAGCGTTGCTTTGCAGGGTGGGGAATGGGGTGGAGACTTGGACATTTTGTTCCATAGATGTCTGTGTTGTTTAATCTTGAAATCAAGTGTGGGTTTAATATTTGCTTATGTATATAACTtgttttttgattaaaaaataagttattttatttaggTCTCTTTTTGGCCTTCATATAGTCAGTGACCTATGTCAGCGCTCCTTATGAAACCCCCGGGACACGCCCATGCTTGAACAAGCCCGTGGCTGCTCATCGTGGGGGAGCATCCACACCCTGGGGCGTCATGTTAAGAGGGTGCTGGAAAGGACTTCTTACAGGATTTGGTTTGAGTAATCTGTGGGAGGGTTTAGGGAAGCGGGACTTTGCTCTGGATTGGTGCTGCCAGGAAGCAGGCGTCCTTCTGCAATTGGGAATCTCAATGCGTCGTATTTGGAAGGAGGAAAGACTAGAGCCAGGCTAGAGCTGTCAGCTGTGAGGAGGCAGCAGCCACTCAGACTGGCCGGGACAGGGCACTGCTTGCCCTTTTTACAGCTTGTCTGTGTTCAGACGTGATTACAGAGGGGTCTTGTTTTTGTATTGATCCATCATGGTCACAGAGTAGTCTGATGTTGATGTTCTATGAAATTTTAACCAGGAGACACTGAGGGCTCTATCTGTGAGTGCCAGGACAGCTCCTAGCAACACCAAGGCCTCTATCTGTAAGCACCAGGCCAGCTTCTAGCAACATTGAGACCTACAAGATAGGACCAGATCAGCTCCCAGATGTCAGCGACTGGTCTTCTTTCTACCTGAAGAATCAGTGTGGTGGCCTCACAATTGCTACAGGTGCGTTCAGCCTCATGGCTCCACATGAGCACCCCATGCCGATTCCTCTGCCCGGCCACATCACCAGGTACTTGGACTCATTTCACTCCCTGGCTGGGACAAAGCAGACAGCAGACCTCTCAGTTGCCAGACACACCCCACTGGCCTTcgactgtgcccagcctggcttaATTGGCACCTCCCGATGCTTCTGGAGGCATCTGTGCTCCCAGCTCCTCTCTGGCATGTCTCAATGGCTTCCTTGTGGCCCACTTCACCTGTTCACAGCCCCATGACTTCCCCTGCACAGTCTATTGCCAGACTCATCTTCCTAAACACAACCCCAGCTGTGGCCCCTGCCTGAGTGCCCTTCACCTGCAGGATAGGCCCAAGCCCTCCTGTGTTCAGCCCTGGCCTTCTCTCTGGCAGTGGGGGGTCTTTGCTGTGGATCCTCTGCccccctggccctgccccacacCTCTGGAGCTTGCCATCCCCAGGGAGCCTCACTAAAGCCTCTCCCTCTCAGCCAAGAGTTTGCATCCATCTCAAACTCCTCAAGAAAACAATGTCCTGGCACATTTCGCTTGGCAGTTATTCCCAAGACCGCCCCCTGCCCCCGCACTGATGTTCCTGTTAGCCACATAAAcactttattcttctctttcatATAAAATCCTGACGGGTCTGGGGGCTAGAGCTAGGCAggttctttctcctcctcagcaTGCTGGAGCACAGGCGGGCACCCGGAGGAGGAACTGCACCTGCTCAGGAAATGGCCggaaggggaggtgggggaagggggagccGTGTGGCCCACTCACTGCTCAGCATGTGATTAGCCACTGCAGAGGGCAAGGTGGACTCTAGGAGGTGCCCTCGTGGCTGGGAAGGCAGTGTCCCCACACTGGCAGAGGGACTGTCTGTGAACAATGACAGCACTGCAGCAGGGAGCCCACTTGTGACTCAGGTTGTGCAGGGTCAGGGCCccgggctgaggcaagagaacaaCAGGAGGGCAGCTGGAGCCACCAGTGGGCAGATGGCAGGGCCCTGAGGGCACCACCGAGGGTTTTAGGCAGGCAGGTAGTGCAACAGATGTGATAGATGTTTCAGAAACACATCGCTAGGGTCCTGGTGGAGGGCGGGCAGGCAAGGAGGCCAGGTGAGGCAGGGGAAgttgggagggagagggaagcgGGGCAGCCCTGCTCTGGTCTGGAGATAATGCAGGAGCAGGTTTCAGGAAGGATGAGCTTGGCCCTGGGCAGCCCACAACTGCGGTGCCCACGGACATCAGGGTGTCGCTGGCTTCGTACATAGAGGTGCTAAGGGGATTGactgggcagtggggaggggcctTGAGAGATCCTGCATGGAAAgcctcgaggctgcagtgggaatGTCCAAGGCTGCCTCTGGGCCCAGAGCCACGGGGCGTGACAGCTCAGCAGGGCTGAGACCAGCCAAGTCCCAGGCAGTGGAGGGACCCCCTGCAGGAGGAGCAGGCGTCACAGGGCAGGAAACACAGTACAGGCTGGGGCTGAGGGCTCCAAAGGACCAGGCCTGGGCAGGTCACGGGGCCCAAATGGCTGAGCCCTCAGTCTCTGTCCAGCTCTTGGACGGGATCTCCAGCCTGTGTTTCTCGTGGGGAGGCTGGAGAGAGGCAGGCCTGGGCGGAATATCAGGGTGCCCACACAGATGGACTGCATAGAGCTGGGGAGGCCCAAGGAGTATGGCAGGCTGCCCTGGGGCAGGGCAATCACCTGTGCCACTGGCCCAGGCGACAGAAGAGTGAGGGGGCTACACCGTGCCATCTCCAGGGAGCACCTGGTAGACACAGCCAGGCCACTTACCATCGGGGTACCCCAGCACAGGCTTAACTCACTCTGGGCACCCCAGGGTCTCTGTCCATCAGTTGGGAACCCAACACACACCTTATGATGTAGCTGCGTGTGGGCAGACGCTTGGCACTGTATTAACCTCCACTATTCACTtctggttctgtgtccccatcaGCAGGGAGGGCCTGGAGCCCCTCCCAATTTCATGTTGAAAGTGGCAGGGAGAAGAGTGACCAGGGGAAGGCAGAGAGCAAATCCCATTTATTGGAATTTCACTGACAGCAAATTGAGAGGAAGGCTTCCCCCTCCCCTGAAACATGCCATCCTCTCTGCCCTCAGGGCTCAGCACAGGGATAAGACCCCCACTCCACATGTCCCCAGAGGGCAGCACTCCAgggtggggggggaggggaggggaggggtgctCTACGCCAGGCTGGGGAGCTGGGACAGGAGGGAAGACGTGCACCCTCACCTCTTGGCTCAATCCCTCTCCCCGGGACCTGGTGCTGCCCCCAGTCCCTGGGGTGGGCTGGCAGACAGGGCTCATGCAACAATGAGTGGACAGGAGGTGGCACGGAAACGTGGCCTTGGTGCCCCTTGGCGGGGGCGGGAGGACTAAAGGGGCCATGCTGTGGCCACAGCGGGTCCAAACGGAAGTATCTGCAGTGTACATACAGGAGGGTTGGAGAGAGGCATCCTTTGCCCCAGGCTGTGCCTGGGGACAAGAGAGAGGGGAAGTACAGCTGGCACTGCTGTGCCAGGGGCAGGGTCCAGGCCAGCCGTGCCACCTGAGCGGGCACAGCGAGCTGGAGTTCAGCTACTCCTTGGCGCGGCCAATGATGGTGAGGATGTACAGGAAGATGTTGATGATGTCTGTGTACAGGTTCAGCGCAGCAAACACGTACTCTTCTGGGCTCAGGGACAGCTGCTTGTTCCCCAGCAGCAGCTGGGTGTCCACTGCCAGGAACTGGAGGTGACAGCACAGTGATGTTGAGGGACAAGCCTGCCTGCCCAGcatcccacccccagccaaggcCACCCCTCACTCACGCAGGTGAAGAGCAGAGCGCCCAGTGAGGCGTACACAATCTCCAGGATGCGGTTCCGGATGAAGATGCAGAGGATGGCGAAGATGAAGAGCACCACCATGCTCACCAGGAGCACGCCCATGCATGAGGTGAAGTCGTAGCGGGTCTGCAGGTGGGAGAGGAACAGGCCATGGGGCTGGGCCTGGGAAAGCTGCTCAGCCCCTGCGGCCACAGCCCGGCCACGGGAGGCCCCTCACCTGCATGGAGAAGATGACGACGGTGAAGCAGACGGCTGTGGTGATGCCCACGGCCATGATGACTGCCTCGGTGTTGTAGAAGCTGGCGATCATCCCCACCATGTACGACAGGCTGGCGGTCAGGACCGACTGCGGGTGCGAGACACAGGCTGGCCTTGGGTGTGTGCCCCCATGCCACCCCCGCCCGCCCCTGCCTCATGAGCACAAGGAGAATCACAGTGACCAGGCCCGGAAGAGTGGGCGTGTGGGACTGCATGGCCGGACCCAGGCCCAGAGGCTCAGGTTTGGGGGTTACCAGTGCAACAAGGTTCCAGGGGTGCTTTCGCCGGAAGTCCCCACAACAGCTGAGGACGATGAGGGAGATGAAGAAGACAGCATAGGAGACATAGTAGGTCCAGACGTTCTCCCGGACAAAGCCTTTCACCTCCCCAACAAAAGTGAACACAGACACCGTGGACAGGGTCACCGACAGCTGCAAGGTCAGCACTAGGAACACCTGGGGAAGGAGCCGCTCAGAGTCATCCGCTGGGAACCACACCCCCCACCGCCTCCGAGATGTCCCCACCCACCTTGCGGATGAAGGCCTGTCGGATGCTCTTGTCATCCCAGTTGGTGGCAGGGAAGTCCTGGTTGTCATAGTAGGATGGGGGACCCTCCTCCTGGTAGTTTCCATGCTGGGGTGCTGAGGAGCAGACAGGCTGGGTCAGTGCCACTCACAAGcacctccccctgccctccccaccaccccacccctcccttcCTGAGACTCACAGTCAGGGTCTTGTCCTGGGAAGACCTGTGGCTGTCCATAGGGGTTGGGGGGGAAGGGGCTCTGGGGATATGGCCCCTGGGGGTAGCCCCCTTGGGGGTAGGGGCCCTGTGGGTAGCCCTCTTGTGGGTAGGGGCCCTGTGGGTAGCCCCCTTGAGGGTACGGGCCCTGTGGGTAGCCCCCTTGGGGGTAGGGGCTGGGGCCATGGGGGTACCCTGGCTGACCGTAGGGGGAGGGCTGGAAAGGGGGCTGTGGGTAAGGGGCCCCAGGGTAGGGAGGCTGAGCATAGGGGGGCATGGGTGGCTGGGGCCCCCCCGGATATGCAGGGTTGGGGGGAGGATAGTTGTCCCCAGACACCAAAAAACTCTTTTCATGGGACATGGCCTCGGGTTCCGCGGTCCGCCCCTAGAGGAGACAGACAAGGAACAGTGGAACAGTTGGCTCGCACGACAGTGTCGGGACCCAGCCCTGCGCAACTCCACCTGCTTCTGGGAACCCagggggaagaaagggaagaccGTGACCTTTGCCCCGGGCTGTGGGGAGCCCCGGAGCCCGGGCCCGGAGAAGCGCGTGGGGACCGGACCGGGGGCGCCGTGGGGCCTTTCCAGGGCTCTAGGCCGCCTttagggtgggggaggggctgggcgAGGGGACGACCGCCAGCCTCGGGATTTGGGGCTTGGGTCGTTTCTCACAAGCAATCGGAGGCCTGCGCCGCTGCCGGCGTCTCCCGGGTGGGAGCTCAGCGCGGAGGCTGGGGTCTCGGTCGGGGACGTGTGGGGTGTGCCCGGACCCTCCCCTCCGCATCCCGCCCCTTAAGCAGCTTTAAGGGGCCGGAGCCGCCGGCTATTTCTATCCCAGGAAATCCCCGGGCCATCTGTGACCAACAAAGGCCcgagcccccccacccccccgaaCCCAACAACAGGGCCCAACGGCCCCTGGCTCCGGGGTGGGGGGATCGGGCCTGGATCGGCTGCCGGTGCCTGCCAGTGGGGTACGCCGGGAACAGCGGGGTGCGGGGGTGTGTGGGGGATGGAAGCGACCATGGGGCGTGCGGGGAACAAAGCGGGCGTGGGGCGAGGCGGGTAGGGGCTGGGGCCGTGGCACTGGCACCGAGAGCGGATGGGCCCTCCGCGGGCCGGGGGTGCACAGGGTCACGGGTCCAGCAGTCGCCGCAGCGCGCCGCCCCCTCCCTCCGGCTCCAGGCCGCCGCGgctccccgcccccaccaccgCCGCCACCTCTGGCCGCGAGCTGCCGCGCGCCCCGGCCGGACCAACTGACTGACCCGAGGCGGCCACGCTCGGATGCGCAGGACCCgcgtgggggcgggggcgggggcggccgGCCGCGCGGCGCAGCGGGTCGGAGGCGCTCCTGGGCTTGGGCCGGGGACTCACCGGTGGCGGGGCGCCGCAGGCCGGTACGCACGGTGTCCGCTGCGCGGCCGCGCGGTGATGGCCGGTGCGCCCGCACCCGCACCCGCTCGGCTGGGCCTGCGCCTGCGGCTCCGAAGACGCAGCGGGGCCTTGTGAcggggcggggcagggggcggggccgggcgagCTCGGGGGTGGGCGGGGCCGGGCGGGCGGGGCTTCCGCGGACCCCACCCGCTGCGCCGCCTTGCGTGTTCCTCTTCGCTCCGGCCAGAGGCCCGCCGCGCACTGTCTGCCGAGGGGTGGGGTCGGGCGGTGGGCGCTGAAGACCCCTGGAGGCAGAAGTCTGGTCTGGCCAATTTGGCTGGCTGTTCGGTAGTTaagaaatttattcctaaatgcGGGAT
This genomic window contains:
- the GRINA gene encoding protein lifeguard 1: MSHEKSFLVSGDNYPPPNPAYPGGPQPPMPPYAQPPYPGAPYPQPPFQPSPYGQPGYPHGPSPYPQGGYPQGPYPQGGYPQGPYPQEGYPQGPYPQGGYPQGPYPQSPFPPNPYGQPQVFPGQDPDSPQHGNYQEEGPPSYYDNQDFPATNWDDKSIRQAFIRKVFLVLTLQLSVTLSTVSVFTFVGEVKGFVRENVWTYYVSYAVFFISLIVLSCCGDFRRKHPWNLVALSVLTASLSYMVGMIASFYNTEAVIMAVGITTAVCFTVVIFSMQTRYDFTSCMGVLLVSMVVLFIFAILCIFIRNRILEIVYASLGALLFTCFLAVDTQLLLGNKQLSLSPEEYVFAALNLYTDIINIFLYILTIIGRAKE